The following nucleotide sequence is from Desulfurellaceae bacterium.
CGATGGATTCATGGATCTGTAACATCATCTGATCCGGGGCGAGTAAGACATCCATCCTGTCCTGTGGACAGTTGGGGGCGTCCAGCAGCTGGAGGGCCTCGGCCGCAATCCGGGGGGCGGCAGCCTGAAATCCGGTCTGGTCTAGCACTTCCAGGCCGCCCTGACGGCAGAAGCCTCGGCCCCCAAACGTCCGAATTTGGGTGTCTGAACCGGCGTTGGCGGTGGCGCTCAGCATCGGCACGAGAGAGATCAGACGTTGCTGGGTGCGTCCACCCTCGGCGGTCAGATAGAGCGTCTCGTGCTCTGAGTAGAACAGACTGGCCTCCCAATCGACAATCCGCCCATCGGTCTTGAGTCGCTCGCAGACGCGACGCAAGAGGTCAATCTTCTCACCCAGTGGGACCGAGGCCCATGGCCGAGCAACCGGTGTCGTATAGGCGCCACTCGGACTAGCCAGCTGGAGCCGGGAAAAATCGAGCACACTGTGACCGGCGCTGCGTTTGGCCCAGGCCCGCGCGTGTTCGGCCGCCTGATGCAGCCCTTCCTGGCTGAGGTCGCCCGTCGCGGCATAGCCCAGCCCGCCGCCATCAACGACTGTAAGCATTGCTCCTCGGTCTTCTGAGCTGGTCACAGGTTGGACAATATTCTGGCGGACGGAGACGTGCTGCGAACGCTCCTCGACCAGGCGCAGGGAGCAAAAATCGGCCCGTGGAGCAATGCGCTGGAAGCGCTCTTGAAAAGAAGTATCGTCCATGCTGTGCCTCTCGAAGATCGGGCTTCTGTATGGGACCAGGCTGGCGGTGATCTCCAACGGACCGTAGGTGTTTTTGCGCGTGGCGCGTGGCGCGGGCTAAAACGGAGGGCGCTGGCCGGTGCCGCCCCGGCTAGATTGGCCAGTCCGCCCCGTTCAGGGCCATGTCCCAAAACGTATATTCATACCGCACCGTGAGGCGAAAGAGGTCTTCCATGCGAGCCTGTTCGGCCGCACCACACTCGGCGGCGAGCCGGTCGAGGTCCTGTTCGACCTCGCGCAGCCCAGCCCCGAACGCCTCGCCACTCCAATGATCGATGAAGCGTTGGTAGGGGCTGGTGTGGAGCTGTTGCTGTTTCACCCGGCTCCAGGAATCGTAATACGCCCGCTCTACCCCGTACAGCACGGCAAAGGACTCGGCAAAATTCCGAGTGTGGACGGTGGCCTGCAGAAACATCATGTAGGCGTGACAGACGGGATTCGGTTCGATGTTGTCCAGACTGATATCAAAATCTGTGGCCATGGTCTCGAACATGTCGAGTTCGCCGGACAGGCCAGGAATAAAATTGCCGATCAGGCGCTGGAGTTGGGGTGGAGCCTTGGTAAGCAACCCGCCAATGACCCGAATCTCCTCGCGCACAAACACATAATCTTGTCGCAGCCAGGTCTCGAAACGCCCCGGCGGCAGGCTTCCGTCGGCCGTCTGGCGTAAAAAAGGATGGTCTAGCATGGCCGCCCATTGCGGCTGGACGGTGGCTAACAGGTGAGCACAGAAATCCATAATCGCAGCCTTTCTTGAGGCACGGACGAGCGGCGTTTGCCGCCCGCCGCACTATTGGCCGAGCGGAAACCCGTACAGCTTTCCGACGTTCTCGTAGACCAGTTTGCGACGGATGTCTTCTGGCAGGTGTCCGAGCTGCGTGTGTAAAAAGTCTTGCGAGTCGGGCCATACGCCGTCCGGGTGGGGGAAGTCCGAGCCCCACATGACGTTGTCGACGCCAACCTTCTCAATCTGGTCAATGCCGGTCTGATCCTGCTGGAAGGTCGCGTACATCTGACGGTACCAGTACTCGCTGGGTTTCATTTTGAGATCGAGATCTTTGAACTGATCTTCCCACTCATAATCCATGCGTTCGAGCACGTAGGGGATCCAGCCAATGCCGGCTTCGCCGATCACGACCTTCAGATTCGGATAGCGCTCCAGGGCTCCGCCATAAATGATCGCGCCCATAAAGCCGGCCATCGAGATCTGAAACTCGGTCAAAATCGTTGCCAGCCACATCCGCCGCGAGCGGTGGTCTTGCAGCCACTTCATATTGGCTTTGGGACCGATGGTATGCAGATGGATCGGGATGCCGGTTTCGTGGCCCGCCTGCCACACCGGCTCCCAGTCCAGATGCCACAGCGGCTTCATGCTGTGCTGGACTGCCAGCTCCGCGCCCCTCAGGCCCAGTTTGGCACAGCGCCGGATCTCTTGGGCCGTCTGCTCTTCGGTCGACGTGGGCAGACTCGCCACACACGCAAAACGGCTAGGGTTGGTTTTGGAGAAGTCGGCGGCGAAATCGTTGTAGATGGTCACCACCACATCGCTGACCTCGGGGTCGTTGATGCGGCTGGCCGCACCGAGGACCCCGTACAGAACTTCGCCGACCACGCCGTCGCGCTCCTGGTCCTTGAGCCGCAGCTCGGGCACGGCGGTCCGCATGACGCCCCGGCTCTGGTCTTCGTACAGCCCGGTCTCGGCCATCCGGTCGGCGCGGTAAATCTGGCCCGGCACGTACTGACGGCCGGCCGAGCCCATGCCGCCGACCAGGCCCATGGACGTGCCCTGGTGGGACACCCAGGTTTTGCCCTCGGGTTTGTCTACGACCTTGGGCATTTTGTCTTTCAGGCTGGCCGGGGCGTTGTCGGTGAACAGGCTGGCCGGCAAGCACGGCAGATCGATATGGCCGTCTGCGGAAATAACGGGATGAGTAAACATGGTCTGTGCCTCCCTTTGTTGCGTCCCTCTCTCTTTAGCAGAAAGCACCGCCGGCAGAAAAGCCGCCGCCCTTGTGCTGCCCCAGTCGCTATGAAACAACGAACGCACCATGGACAAACGCGTTTTTTATACGCTCAACATTGCCGTTTTTACCTCCATGCTGGGCATGGGCATTGTGCTTCCCTTTATGCCGATTTACGCCCGGACCTTGGGGGCGACCGGTATCACCATCGGTATCTTTTTTGCCAGCTTTCCCCTGGCCCAGATGGTGTTTATGCCGCTGATCAGCCGGCTCTCGGACCGGCACGGCCGCAAGATGTTCATGGTCCTCGGCCTGCTCGGCAGCAGTCTGCTGTCGCTGTGGTACGTGTATGCCCCGAACATGCTGTATCTGACCCTGGGGCGCTTTCTGCAGGGCGCGGCGGTGGCCCTGACCCTGCCGATTGCCACCGCCTATGTCGGTGACATCGCCCCGCCCGAAAAGCGCGGCACGCTGATGGGCATTTTTAATCTGTCCATGACCAGCAGCATCGGTCTCGGCCCGCTGGTCGGGGGCTGGCTGAGCGATCAGTACGGCATGGAGTTCAGCTTTTATTGGATGTGCCTGCTGAATGCCCTGGCCTGCGGCTTGGTGCTCGTCCTGCTGCCCAGCTCCCACTCGACCGGCAAGGCGGCCGTGCGGCGAGCCTCGTATCGACAGCTGTTGGCCCGCCCGCGGGTCAAGGGGCTGGCCCTGTATCGAGTGGTCAACACCATCCAGATGGGGTTGTGGTTTTCGTTTCTGCCACTGCTGGGTACCGAAATCCTCAACATAAACCATACGATGATCGGCTGGGCGCTGGCCTGTTACATGCTGGTCAGCTCCCTGGTCCAGGTGCCGTTCGGGCGCATGGCCGACCGCTTCAGCAAGCGCCTGTTGATCATCACCAGCGGTCTGATCGGCTCGTTTGTGTTTTCCTTCATGTTTTTTGTCTGGACCTTCTGGCATCTGTTGCTGATTGCCGCCGTGACCGGCGCGATGGGCGCTATGGCCATGCCGGCGCTCAACGCCATGGCCGCAGAAGAGGGCCAGGACGGTAATATGGGCGCGGTCATGGGCATGCTCAACATGGCTATGAGCGTCGGCATGATGCTGGGACCGGTCCTGGGCGGACTCGTGCTTGATGTGTCCGGCTTGCGGCCCCTGTTCATCTTCGGTGCCGTGGCCGGTGTGCTCGGCACCTTCGGCTTTGCCCGGCTGACCACCGCCGCCCCGCTCCCGGCGGTGCCCACGCCGCGCCTGGCGGAAGGACCGACCCAGGCGCGCTAGTCCGGCCCCGAGCTGAGGAAAAGAGGAGACGTGTCAACAGGCTCATGTGCTTGGAGGACACGTTTCCTTTTGGAGGTAAAGTATGGACACCCACGCCGCCCGCCAGTTTGTCGAACACGCCTGGACGGACAGGATTATTCCGGCCCTGACCGACTATTTGCGGATTCCGAACCAGTCGCCGGCCTATGACCCGGACTGGAATCGCAACGGCCATATGGATCGCGCGGTGGAGCTGGTCGTTGGCTGGGTGCGGGCTCAGAACGTGCCTGGCCTCAGCCTCGACGTGGTCCGGCTCGACGGGCGCACCCCGCTGGTGTTCATCGAGGTGCCCGGGCAGACCCAGGAGACCGTGCTGTTGTACGGACACCTGGACAAGCAGCCGCCGATGTACGGCTGGAACGAGGACCTCGGGCCGTGGACGCCGGTCATCAGCGACGGCAAGCTGTACGGCCGGGGGGGCGCCGATGATGGCTATGCCGGCTTTGCCTCCCTGACCGCCCTCCAAGCTCTGCAAGACCAGGGCCTGCCCCACGCCCGGTGCGTCATCATCATCGAAGCCGACGAAGAGAGCGGCAGCGACGACCTGCCCTATTACATCACCGCCCTCAAAGATCGGATCGGCTCGCCGAGCCTGGTCATCTGTCTCGATTCCGGGTGCGGCAACTACGACCAGCTGTGGGTCACCAACTCGCTGCGTGGTCTGGTGACCGGCACGCTGTCGGTCTCGACCCTGACCGAGGGCGTGCATTCCGGGGCGGCCAGCGGGGTTGTGCCCTCCTCCTTCCGCATCCTGCGCCAGGTGCTCAGCCGCCTGGAGGACGAGCGAACGGGAGAAATCCTGCCGTCTGAGCTGTACGCCGACATTCCGGCCGAGCGTCTGGGCCAGGCCAAGGCTGCGGCCGGGGTGTTGGGCTCATCCGTCTCGGCCATGTTTCCGTTTCAGGCCGGGGCTGCGCCGGTGACGGGCGAGCACGACGCCCTGCTGCTCAACCGGACCTGGTGCCCCCAGCTCGAAATCACCGGCGCGGCCGGGCTGCCGTCGCTCGACCAGGCCGGGAATGTCCTGCGGCCGCTGACCGCAGTCCAGCTGTCGCTGCGGCTGCCGCCGACGGTCGATCCGGCTCGGGCCATGGCGTGCGTCAAAGCGCTGTTGGAGAAAGACCCGCCGTACGGCGCCACAGTCCGCTTCGAACCCAGTCTGGGCGCCTCGGGTTGGAACGCCCCGGCGCTCGCCCCGTGGCTGGAGCAGTCCCTCAAGCAGGCTTCCCAGGAGTTCTTTGGCCGTGAGGCGTGCTATATGGGCGAGGGCGGCACGATTCCCTTCATGGGCATGTTGGGCGAGCAGTTTCCGCAGGCCCAGTTCATGATTACCGGCGTACTCGGACCCCACTCCAACGCCCACGGTCCGAACGAGTTTCTCGAACTCTCGACCGGCGTAAAGCTGACCTGCTGTGTGGCCCGGGTCCTGGCCGATCACTATGCGACACATTGCGGCTGAAACGGCGCGTTGGTGAGAGCCGAGAGAACTCCCGACAGCGACCGGCGCGCGTTGCCTTGGTCCTGGATTTCGGTTAGGGGTAAGCCATCACGCAGGAAAGAGGAAACGTGTGTCCACGCGCCTGAAGTTGACACGTTTCCTGTTTAAGGAGTTGTCATGGAAAGTCGTGCGCCGTCGCTTGTACCGGAACAGTTTGGCCCGCTGCAGGGTGTCCGGATTCTGTCAACCGGCAGTCTGATTGCCCAGCCGTATGCCGCATCCCTGGCGGCCGAGATGGGCGCCGAGGTGATCCAGATCGAACGCCCGGGCGAGGGAGACGCGGCCTGGCGACACCTGGGCATGCAGCTGCCGACCACGGATGGCAGCGGCCAGGTGGCCACCACCTGGGTCCAGGAGCGACGCAACGAGCTGTATACGACCCTGGATTTCAGTGCCCCCGAGGGCAAACAGATCTTCCTCAAGCTCATCGAGGCGTGTGATATCTGGATGGAGAGTTCCAAGCCGGGCTCGTATACCAAGTGGGGACTGACCGATGAAGTGGTGTTGCAGACCAACCCCAAGATCGTGATCGCCCATGTGTCGGGCTACGGCCAGACCGGTCATGAGGATTATCTGGGCCGGGCCTCGTACGACATGATCGGTCAAGCCTTTGGCGGGCTGATGTACCAGACCGGGTTTCCCGACCCCGAGCCGCCGGTCCGGGCCAACCCGTGGACCGCCGACTATATTACCGCCCTGTTCTGTTTGTGGGCGTCGCTGTCGGGCTATATCTACGCCCAGCGGACGGGCAAGGGCCAGGTCATTGATGTCTCACAGTTCGAGTCCATTCATCGCCTGCTGTCGGGCACCATGGTCGAGTATTTTGCCAACGGCTTTGTGCGTGGCCGGTCGGGCAATAAGGCGACCGCGTTTCAGCCCTACGACGCGTTTCAGGCCAGCGACGGCTGGGTGGTGATCGGCGCGGTTGGCCTGGCCGTCTTCTCGCGGGTGTGCCAGGCCATCGGCCTCGACCCGCAGGACGAGAAATGGCACAACGCCAGCTCGGACGTGAATTCAATTGAGGGCATCGAGTTCGACGCTCTGCTGCGCGGTTGGGTGGCCGAGCGAACGGTGACCGAGGTGGTCGAGTCGCTGAACGCCGCCCAGGTCGCCTGCTGTCCGATCATGAACAGCAAGGATATGGCCGAAGATCCCCACTACCAGGCCCGCAAGCTGCACGTCGAATGGGAAGACGGACAGGTCGGCCCGGTCAAGGGCACCGGAGTGACCCCGCTCTTTTCAGAGACGCCGGGCAAGATCTGGCGCGGTTCGGTGCCGGTCGGGCATGACAACGAAGCCGTTTACACCAAGCTGGCCGGGCTGAGTGCCGAAGAGGTCGCCCAGCTCAAAGACAAAGGGGTGATCTGAGGAGCGTCGAAGGCTCGGCATGCCACTGCTCGAAATCCACCAGCTGCGCAAGCGGTACGGCTCGGTCGAGGCGCTGAGAGGCATTACGTTCACGCTTGAACGTGGCGAGTTTTTCGGACTCCTCGGGCCCAACGGGGCGGGCAAATCGACCACGATCAATATTCTGTTGGGCCTGATTCTGGCCGACGGCGGCTCCATTCGGGTGTTTGACACCGATTTCGCCGCCCAGCCGGTCGCTATTCGGCGCCGGATGAACGTTGCCGCAGCCCTGACCAGCATGAACGGAGTGCTGACGGTTCGTGAGAATCTGGGCGTGTACGGCCGTATCTACGGCGTCAAGAAGATCAAATCCAAAATCGACGAACTCCTGGAGCGGTTTGAGATTCGCGACTTGGCCGATACCAAGCTCCAGTATCTGAGTTCCGGTCAGCACACCCGCGTCACCCTGTGCAAAGGCTTTCTGAACGATCCCGAACTGCTGCTGCTCGACGAGTGTACGGTCGGGCTTGACCCGGATATTGCCGAAAAAACCCGCCGGGCGCTCGAACAGGTCCAGCGCGACAAAAAGACGACCGTGCTGTTTACCTCTCACAACATGAGCGAGGTGGAGGAATTGTGCGGACGGATCGCCTTTTTGAGTAAGGGCGAAATCCTGCGGATTGATACCGCCGAGCGCATCACGCGCCTGATCCCCCAGCAGATTCTCGAGATCCGATTTCAGCCCGGAGCCGATCTGAGTCACCTGGTGTTCGCCGACGGTCTGCCCCAAGCCGAACCGGGTGCGGCGGACAGCCTGCGCTTCAGGCTCGACGACCCCGAGCAACAGCTCGATCCTCTGCTGCGCCGGCTGGCCCAATCCGAAGCGCGGATTGTCGACCTTCAGCTCAAGCGCCCGACCCTGGAAGACGTGTTCATCAAGGTCGCGCGGGGGGAACTCTGAGCCCATGCGCCACCGCTTGCGCCACGATCTGTCCTTCTCCTCGGCCACGGTGTGGGGCCTGGTGTATAAGTTCTACTGCATCTGTTATCGGAGCCTGGACCGGGTTTTCGATATCGTCTACTGGCCGGTGATTTCGCTGCTGCTGTGGGGCTTCACCAGCACCTTTGTGGCCGAGACCTCGAGCCTGCCGGGAGTGATGGAGTTTTTCCTGGGCGGCGCGGTGTTGTGGAGTCTGTTCTGGCGCGCCCAGACCGATATCGGCACCTTCATTCTGGAAGACTTCTGGAGCCGCAACGTCTACAACCTGTTTGCCTCGCCGGTCACTCCGCTGGAGCTGTTCTGCGCGATTGGCCTGGTCGGGCTCGTCCGCTGTGTCATCAGCTTCGTGTTCCTGGGCGTGTTGACCTGGGCCTTGTACGCCTACAATATTCTGCACCTGGGCGGGCTGCCGATTGTCGTGTTCACGAGCGTGCTGCTGCTGTTCGGCTGGGTCATCGGTATCCTGATCTCGGCCCTGATCTTTCGCTATGGACTGCGCATTCAGGTCCTGGCCTGGTCGGTCGGCTTCATCATTCAGCCCTTCAGCTGTGTTTTCTATCCCCTGGACAGCATGCCGGGCTGGGTGCAGACGATTGCGGTGGTGTTTCCGACCACACACGTCTTTGAGGGACTGCGCCACGCTATTGCGACCGGCGAACTGGCGACCGGCTCCCTGCTGACGGCCCTGGGGCTGGCCTTCGTCCTGCTGGTCCTGGCTCTGGGCTATTTTCAGCACGCCCTGCACCAGGCCAAAAAGCGCGGCCTGCTGACCCGCTTTGAGATGGCCTGACCGGTCGCTCTGACAGGATTTTGCAGGCACAATGGGGCAGCTCTAACACACAGGCCGGGAGGACACGTCATGCGTTTTGGTTTTCATCCCCTGAATCTGGGTCCCTTAGCCACTCTGGAGAGCATTGACCGGATTGTGACTGCGGCCGAGCAGCACGAGCTTGACTCAATCTGGACCGGCGATCACGTCATCAACGCCACCAGTATTGCCTCAGCCTACCCGTACAGCCCGACCGGTAAGTTTGCCCTCGGGGCAACCCAGCCGGTGCTCGAACCGCTGACCTTCATGGGCTTTCTGGCTGCCCGCACGACCAGGATCCAGCTGGGGGTGAGTGTCCTGATCGTGCCCTACCGCAACCCGGTCGTGGCGGCCAAAGCCATCTCCAGCCTGGACTATTTGTCGGGCGGGCGGACGATCATCGGGGTCGGCAGCGGCTGGATGAAGGAAGAGTTTGACGCGCTGGGCATGCCGTTTGAGCAGCGGGGGAAACAGACCGATGAGTTCATCCGTTTGTTCAAGGAGATGTGGAGCCAGCCCGAGCCGGAGTTCAGGGGTGAGTACTATCAGTTTTCCGGGATTACCTCCTACCCGCGTCCCGTCCAGCAGCCCCATCCGCCGGTGTGGGTCGGCGGCAACAGCAAGCGGGCCATGCGCCGAGCCCTGGAACTCGGCAACGGCTGGCAGCCGGGCTGGTCGCGGCCGGATCAGCTGCGACGGGAGCTGGAAGATTTCGAGCGGGTGGCCGAACGGGTGGGCCGCGACCCCAAGAGCGTTGAGCTGTCCCTCATCCGTCCCCTCCAGATTGTTGACGAGGCCACGCAGCCGCACCGCCCGCTGATCGGTACGCCCGAGCAGATTGCCGAGGACATCCGGGAGTATCAGCGGCTGGGGGTGAGCCACCTGGTGTTCAACTTTCGGACCAGCCACATGTCCGAAGCGGTCGAGACGGTTGAGCGCTTCGCTACCGAAGTGCGGCCGTTGGTGGCATAGCCGTCCTTCGACTCATCGAACACATAGAGGAGGAATAGCCATGACGTTCTTAGAGTGGATGCCTTTGGTCATAGGCAGCGCGTTTTTTGCCATCGTCGGTATCCTCGCCTGGAAGCTCACGCACTAAACATGCTTCGTCGGGTGAACCTAGAAACGTCTCTGCTGTTCTTTCCTCTTCAGTACTTCTCCTTTGCCCGTCAGCCTGTCTGATACATGCCCGGCTGACAGAGAGGTTCTGACCCTTCCTCGCCGTTCCAGAACTTGGTATGTCCCCTCGGCATGGAGTCGTCCTCACAGTCCCCTCGGATTGTCGTTGTCGGTGCGGGCATTATCGGTGCTTCCATCGCCTTTCACCTGTCCCGGCGGCCGGTCCGACTCACCGTGCTTGATCGGGCCGAGCCGGGGTCGGGGGCGTCGAGCCACTCGTTTGCCTGGATCAACGCCTCGGCGGGCAAGGAACCCGCCTCGTATCACGACCTGAATCGCCGCTCGGTCGATATGTGGGACCGCTTTGCCCGGAGCCTGGCCGCCGATGTCGGGCTGCGCTGGGGGGGCGAGTTGCGCTGGGCCACGACCCCGGCCGAGGCCGAGGAGCTGCGCGCGGCCGTGGCGGTCTTGCAGCGGCGTGGACACCACAGCCGGCTGCTGAGCGAGGCCGAGTGTCAGGCCCTGGAACCGGGACTGCGGCTCGACCGCTTCGTGCTCGGCGCCCTGAGCCCCAACGACGCTCAGGTCGATCCGGCCAGGGCCATTCGGGCCTGCCTGGGGCAGGTGCGAGCCCGAGGCGGAACGGTCGAGGCGCACACCGAGGTGAAGGGCTTCAGGTTGGATGGCTCGCCACCCCGGGTGACTGCGGTACAGACGGACAAAGGCGAGCTGCCGTGTGACCTGGTGGTTCTGGCGGCGGGTGTGGAAGCCACGCGGCTGGCAGGTCTGCTGGGGATGCATCTCCCGCAGCAGCGCAGTCCCGGGGTGGTGGTCCGAACCGATCCGCAGCCGCCGGTGTTGAAGCGGCTGGCCGTGCTGAACGCGCCGGCGCCGGATACTGAACAGCCGGGCATCCATATCTGTCAGCGCTCGGACGGGACGGTCATCATTGGCGAGGGCAGCCAGGAACGCCTGGCCAGCAATGATTCGCAGACGCACGCCGATGCGCTGCTGGCCCGCGCGGTCGGCTATCTGCCGGCCCTGGCCGCAGCCCGCGCCCTGCCCCTGCCGGTCGGCTATCGTCCGATGCCGCTGGACGGCTATCCGGTCTTGGGCTTGAGCAAGGCCGTTCCCAACGTCTATCTGGCCGTGACCCACAGCGGGGTGACGCTGGCCCCGCTGGTCGGGGAATACACGGCGATTGAGATACTGGACGGGGTGAGCGTCGACCTGCTCGCCCCGTATCGGGTGGAGAGATTCGGACGCTAGGGGCGACGCAGACGTCGCTCCCGCTCAGAACCGGACCCGCACACCGCCGAACGCACCGAACGGCGCGCCGGGACCCAGAAACCGTTCGAGTCCTGTCTCGTCGAGGGCGTTCTCAAACAGCGCGCCGTAGCTTTCGTACTCTTCGTTGAACAGGTTCTCGAAGCGGACGAAGATATCGAAGCGTCCGGTCTTGTAGGCCAGCTGGGCGTTGCCGACAAAATACGGATCGAGCTTTTTGTGGGCGTTGGATTCGTCGCCGCGCAGGTACTGGCCGTCAACATAGGTGCCGTCAAGGCTGAGCCACAGCTTGAACGGC
It contains:
- a CDS encoding TldD/PmbA family protein, with product MDDTSFQERFQRIAPRADFCSLRLVEERSQHVSVRQNIVQPVTSSEDRGAMLTVVDGGGLGYAATGDLSQEGLHQAAEHARAWAKRSAGHSVLDFSRLQLASPSGAYTTPVARPWASVPLGEKIDLLRRVCERLKTDGRIVDWEASLFYSEHETLYLTAEGGRTQQRLISLVPMLSATANAGSDTQIRTFGGRGFCRQGGLEVLDQTGFQAAAPRIAAEALQLLDAPNCPQDRMDVLLAPDQMMLQIHESIGHPLELDRILGDERNYAGTSFVTPDMFGSYRYGSDLLNITFDPTRVEEFASYGFDDDGQPAQRAYLIRHGVLQRGLGGLTSQARSGLPGVANSRAQSWNRPPIDRMANLNLEPGESSFEEMVAAVECGVYMQTNTSWSIDDSRNKFQFGCEWGRLIENGRLTSVVKNPNYRGVSATFWRNLKMVGNQLQVLGTPYCGKGEPNQVIRVGHAAPTCLFGEVEVFGGASA
- a CDS encoding amidohydrolase — protein: MFTHPVISADGHIDLPCLPASLFTDNAPASLKDKMPKVVDKPEGKTWVSHQGTSMGLVGGMGSAGRQYVPGQIYRADRMAETGLYEDQSRGVMRTAVPELRLKDQERDGVVGEVLYGVLGAASRINDPEVSDVVVTIYNDFAADFSKTNPSRFACVASLPTSTEEQTAQEIRRCAKLGLRGAELAVQHSMKPLWHLDWEPVWQAGHETGIPIHLHTIGPKANMKWLQDHRSRRMWLATILTEFQISMAGFMGAIIYGGALERYPNLKVVIGEAGIGWIPYVLERMDYEWEDQFKDLDLKMKPSEYWYRQMYATFQQDQTGIDQIEKVGVDNVMWGSDFPHPDGVWPDSQDFLHTQLGHLPEDIRRKLVYENVGKLYGFPLGQ
- a CDS encoding MFS transporter; protein product: MDKRVFYTLNIAVFTSMLGMGIVLPFMPIYARTLGATGITIGIFFASFPLAQMVFMPLISRLSDRHGRKMFMVLGLLGSSLLSLWYVYAPNMLYLTLGRFLQGAAVALTLPIATAYVGDIAPPEKRGTLMGIFNLSMTSSIGLGPLVGGWLSDQYGMEFSFYWMCLLNALACGLVLVLLPSSHSTGKAAVRRASYRQLLARPRVKGLALYRVVNTIQMGLWFSFLPLLGTEILNINHTMIGWALACYMLVSSLVQVPFGRMADRFSKRLLIITSGLIGSFVFSFMFFVWTFWHLLLIAAVTGAMGAMAMPALNAMAAEEGQDGNMGAVMGMLNMAMSVGMMLGPVLGGLVLDVSGLRPLFIFGAVAGVLGTFGFARLTTAAPLPAVPTPRLAEGPTQAR
- a CDS encoding M20 family metallopeptidase, which produces MDTHAARQFVEHAWTDRIIPALTDYLRIPNQSPAYDPDWNRNGHMDRAVELVVGWVRAQNVPGLSLDVVRLDGRTPLVFIEVPGQTQETVLLYGHLDKQPPMYGWNEDLGPWTPVISDGKLYGRGGADDGYAGFASLTALQALQDQGLPHARCVIIIEADEESGSDDLPYYITALKDRIGSPSLVICLDSGCGNYDQLWVTNSLRGLVTGTLSVSTLTEGVHSGAASGVVPSSFRILRQVLSRLEDERTGEILPSELYADIPAERLGQAKAAAGVLGSSVSAMFPFQAGAAPVTGEHDALLLNRTWCPQLEITGAAGLPSLDQAGNVLRPLTAVQLSLRLPPTVDPARAMACVKALLEKDPPYGATVRFEPSLGASGWNAPALAPWLEQSLKQASQEFFGREACYMGEGGTIPFMGMLGEQFPQAQFMITGVLGPHSNAHGPNEFLELSTGVKLTCCVARVLADHYATHCG
- a CDS encoding CoA transferase; its protein translation is MESRAPSLVPEQFGPLQGVRILSTGSLIAQPYAASLAAEMGAEVIQIERPGEGDAAWRHLGMQLPTTDGSGQVATTWVQERRNELYTTLDFSAPEGKQIFLKLIEACDIWMESSKPGSYTKWGLTDEVVLQTNPKIVIAHVSGYGQTGHEDYLGRASYDMIGQAFGGLMYQTGFPDPEPPVRANPWTADYITALFCLWASLSGYIYAQRTGKGQVIDVSQFESIHRLLSGTMVEYFANGFVRGRSGNKATAFQPYDAFQASDGWVVIGAVGLAVFSRVCQAIGLDPQDEKWHNASSDVNSIEGIEFDALLRGWVAERTVTEVVESLNAAQVACCPIMNSKDMAEDPHYQARKLHVEWEDGQVGPVKGTGVTPLFSETPGKIWRGSVPVGHDNEAVYTKLAGLSAEEVAQLKDKGVI
- a CDS encoding ABC transporter ATP-binding protein yields the protein MPLLEIHQLRKRYGSVEALRGITFTLERGEFFGLLGPNGAGKSTTINILLGLILADGGSIRVFDTDFAAQPVAIRRRMNVAAALTSMNGVLTVRENLGVYGRIYGVKKIKSKIDELLERFEIRDLADTKLQYLSSGQHTRVTLCKGFLNDPELLLLDECTVGLDPDIAEKTRRALEQVQRDKKTTVLFTSHNMSEVEELCGRIAFLSKGEILRIDTAERITRLIPQQILEIRFQPGADLSHLVFADGLPQAEPGAADSLRFRLDDPEQQLDPLLRRLAQSEARIVDLQLKRPTLEDVFIKVARGEL
- a CDS encoding ABC transporter permease: MRHRLRHDLSFSSATVWGLVYKFYCICYRSLDRVFDIVYWPVISLLLWGFTSTFVAETSSLPGVMEFFLGGAVLWSLFWRAQTDIGTFILEDFWSRNVYNLFASPVTPLELFCAIGLVGLVRCVISFVFLGVLTWALYAYNILHLGGLPIVVFTSVLLLFGWVIGILISALIFRYGLRIQVLAWSVGFIIQPFSCVFYPLDSMPGWVQTIAVVFPTTHVFEGLRHAIATGELATGSLLTALGLAFVLLVLALGYFQHALHQAKKRGLLTRFEMA
- a CDS encoding LLM class F420-dependent oxidoreductase, which produces MRFGFHPLNLGPLATLESIDRIVTAAEQHELDSIWTGDHVINATSIASAYPYSPTGKFALGATQPVLEPLTFMGFLAARTTRIQLGVSVLIVPYRNPVVAAKAISSLDYLSGGRTIIGVGSGWMKEEFDALGMPFEQRGKQTDEFIRLFKEMWSQPEPEFRGEYYQFSGITSYPRPVQQPHPPVWVGGNSKRAMRRALELGNGWQPGWSRPDQLRRELEDFERVAERVGRDPKSVELSLIRPLQIVDEATQPHRPLIGTPEQIAEDIREYQRLGVSHLVFNFRTSHMSEAVETVERFATEVRPLVA
- a CDS encoding FAD-binding oxidoreductase, which codes for MESSSQSPRIVVVGAGIIGASIAFHLSRRPVRLTVLDRAEPGSGASSHSFAWINASAGKEPASYHDLNRRSVDMWDRFARSLAADVGLRWGGELRWATTPAEAEELRAAVAVLQRRGHHSRLLSEAECQALEPGLRLDRFVLGALSPNDAQVDPARAIRACLGQVRARGGTVEAHTEVKGFRLDGSPPRVTAVQTDKGELPCDLVVLAAGVEATRLAGLLGMHLPQQRSPGVVVRTDPQPPVLKRLAVLNAPAPDTEQPGIHICQRSDGTVIIGEGSQERLASNDSQTHADALLARAVGYLPALAAARALPLPVGYRPMPLDGYPVLGLSKAVPNVYLAVTHSGVTLAPLVGEYTAIEILDGVSVDLLAPYRVERFGR